A part of Papilio machaon chromosome 21, ilPapMach1.1, whole genome shotgun sequence genomic DNA contains:
- the LOC106713649 gene encoding aldo-keto reductase AKR2E4, which yields MVPTIPTVRLNSGYEMPVVGLGTYARKADPGQFCKAVEWALETGYRHIDTASVYNNEEEVGEGINNKIKQGVVKREDLFVTTKLWNDKHAEKDVVPALKESLERLKLDYVDLYLIHWPVSVNKNGEDEDIDHSETWRGMERIVELGLARTIGVSNFNEQQLSKLLGTAKIKPAVNQFEINPTFTAHNLVDYCKNMSIVPVAYTPLGLISEARPEFKGVDVIKTDPKLGEIAEKYNKSRAQIGLRYLVQRGIPVLPKSFTKSRIEENLNIFDFQLTDEEMKIVDGYNLNHRCVPGLAFKNYKNFPF from the exons atggTGCCTACAATTCCCACTGTTAGACTTAACAGTGGTTATGAAATGCCTGTTGTTGGACTTGGAACATATGCg CGTAAAGCTGACCCAGGACAGTTCTGTAAGGCTGTTGAATGGGCACTGGAGACTGGCTACAGACATATAGACACAGCATCTGTTTATAACAATGAAGAGGAAGTTGGAGAaggtattaataataaaataaaacaaggtgTGGTTAAAAGAGAGGATCTTTTTGTAACAACTAAG CTATGGAATGACAAACATGCAGAAAAAGATGTGGTACCAGCTCTTAAGGAATCTCTGGAAAGACTTAAACTGGACTATGTagacttatatttaattcattggCCAGTATCTGTTAAT aaaaatggtGAGGATGAAGATATAGATCATTCGGAGACGTGGAGAGGTATGGAGCGGATTGTAGAGCTTGGTCTGGCTCGGACTATTGGTGTGTCAAACTTTAACGAACAGCAGTTGAGTAAATTACTGGGAACGGCTAAGATTAAACCTGCTGTCAACCAGTTTGAG atAAATCCAACCTTCACAGCGCACAATTTGGTAGATTACTGTAAGAATATGTCCATAGTTCCAGTAGCTTACACACCACTGGGCCTTATATCTGAGGCCAGACCTGAATTTAAGGGTGTTGATGTTATCAAAACTGATCCCAAGTTGGGTGAAATTgcagaaaaatataacaagagTCGTGCCCAAATTGGACTGCGTTATTTg gTACAACGCGGTATTCCGGTATTGCCAAAATCGTTTACGAAATCCAGAATCGAGGAGAACTTGAACATATTTGATTTCCAATTAACAGATGAGGAAATGAAGATAGTCGatggttataatttaaaccatAGATGTGTGCCCGGACTTGCTTTTAAAAACTACAAGAATTTccctttttaa
- the LOC106713654 gene encoding CCR4-NOT transcription complex subunit 10 has translation MASKDREEPAMLAYESFLKKDYVSAFQHLNELEGLVTNTNLIKRVQQNKAVVEFYGSDLKDIEKFKCTMSLLIGLTFPDVEMKELNLPFTLYNYAVLLYHSRHYYQCTVVLEKLLMTKNIKDVKLYQQIVLLLMEATLCRRTYDKTLDVAKTYGEPIKSNNEIVPLFERLISRAQVFVGQKIKLKPDCIENVFIIAQQQYLNGDLKESANTLGLYKSLKFNYDVKTQGEDIWAAINNNLGVIYLSIKKPFLAAKYFQHAVKEHFKAMESEDRERLIDCKDRPIYVYNLGLALLAANNAEGAFECLVEAARHYPNNPRIWLRLAECCVKKCCNEEAQQFTVKKLGSGPHTRILLAKEKPEKYSTSGESFAIPSLSLEFAALCLKNAISLLPNQEVPSDITAPLFQAPPGPPINWKQCCELKNSILVLQSYVYLNLQDPQSASITANELLSQPDVSNSHKAWAHIYAAEALINLDKITEAVEHLHPPMIHELVSVLPYQMRDLIAVSVWAKAAVCHILRGDLVTARKILLQINSPRVLPLQMYLEICTGNIENCHNILRKLRFNNLSQ, from the coding sequence atggcATCAAAAGATCGTGAAGAACCGGCTATGTTAGCGTATGagagttttttaaaaaaggacTACGTGTCCGCCTTTCAACATCTAAATGAATTGGAAGGTCTCGTCACGAATACAAACCTCATTAAAAGAGTACAGCAAAACAAAGCGGTAGTGGAATTTTACGGATCAGATTTAAAGGATATTGAAAAGTTTAAGTGTACCATGTCTCTTTTAATTGGTTTAACTTTTCCAGACGTCGAAATGAAGGAGTTAAATTTACCTTTCACTCTATACAATTACGCAGTACTTCTATATCACTCACGACATTATTACCAGTGCACCGTTGTCCTAGAGAAGCTGTTGATGACAAAAAACATCAAAGATGTTAAGTTGTATCAACAAATTGTGCTATTGCTTATGGAGGCTACTCTATGTAGACGCACATATGACAAAACTTTGGATGTTGCCAAAACTTATGGAGAACctataaaatctaataatgaaattgttcCACTATTTGAAAGGCTAATAAGCAGAGCACAAGTGTTTGTTGGtcagaaaataaaactgaaaccGGACTGTATTGAGAATGTTTTCATTATAGCCCagcaacaatatttaaatggagatttaaAAGAATCAGCAAACACTCTAGGACTTTACAAGTCACTTAAGTTTAATTACGATGTTAAGACTCAAGGTGAAGACATTTGGGCagctataaataataatcttggTGTCATTTacctttcaattaaaaagcCATTTTTGGcagcaaaatattttcaacatgCTGTGAAAGAACATTTCAAAGCAATGGAAAGTGAGGACAGGGAGAGGTTAATTGATTGCAAGGACAGACCTATATATGTCTATAATTTGGGGCTGGCATTGCTGGCAGCAAATAATGCCGAAGGTGCATTTGAATGTCTGGTGGAAGCTGCACGTCATTACCCAAATAATCCTAGGATTTGGTTAAGATTGGCCGAGTGTTGTGTCAAAAAATGTTGCAATGAAGAGGCACAACAATTTACTGTGAAAAAACTCGGTAGTGGACCCCATACAAGAATCTTATTGGCAAAAGAAAAGCcagaaaaatattcaacatcTGGAGAATCTTTTGCAATTCCATCTCTGTCTTTAGAGTTTGCCGCCCTATGTTTAAAGAATGCAATATCACTACTCCCTAATCAAGAGGTACCATCAGATATAACAGCACCATTATTCCAAGCACCACCGGGCCCACcaataaattggaaacagtgtTGTGAATTAAAGAACTCAATACTTGTCCTTCAAAGCTATGTGTACTTAAACTTGCAAGATCCACAATCAGCTTCAATTACAGCCAATGAACTATTAAGTCAACCAGATGTATCAAACAGTCACAAAGCCTGGGCCCACATATATGCAGCTGAAGCATTAATAAACTTGGACAAAATAACAGAAGCAGTGGAACATTTACACCCCCCAATGATACATGAGCTCGTGTCAGTACTTCCATACCAAATGCGAGATTTGATTGCTGTTTCTGTTTGGGCAAAGGCAGCTGTTTGCCACATACTAAGAGGGGATCTAGTAACAGCAAGGaagatattattacaaataaactcGCCACGTGTGTTGCCCTTGCAAATGTATTTGGAGATTTGTACTGgcaatattgaaaattgtcacaatattttaagaaaacttagatttaataatttatcacaaTAA